A single genomic interval of Microbacterium hydrocarbonoxydans harbors:
- a CDS encoding YlxR family protein: MEPVRTCVGCRTRAPRSTLLRVVSQNDILVLDESAVLPGRGAWVHPTPDCIESALRRRAFGRALRVSSDLDTRIIEQHPPRNKG; this comes from the coding sequence ATGGAACCCGTACGAACGTGCGTCGGCTGTCGCACGCGTGCTCCCCGCTCCACTCTTCTCAGGGTGGTGTCTCAGAACGACATCCTCGTCCTCGATGAGAGTGCTGTCCTGCCGGGGCGCGGCGCGTGGGTGCATCCGACACCCGATTGCATCGAATCCGCACTGCGGCGACGGGCCTTCGGACGAGCACTGCGCGTCTCCAGCGATCTGGACACGCGGATCATCGAACAGCACCCACCAAGAAACAAAGGCTGA
- the nusA gene encoding transcription termination factor NusA, whose protein sequence is MDIELSLLRGIEKEKAIPFDELVSIIEQAILTAYSKHVSADGATPEGVRVELDRRTGHVAVLQVVKDEDGAIIGEEEATPDDFGRIAAFAAKQVISQRLRDIADDVVLGDFKDKEGDIVAGVIQQGPNPRMIHVDLGAVEAILPPEEQVPGEEYTHGSRLRVYVTSVAKGLKGPQITVSRTHPGLVRKLFALEVPEIAAGLVEIVSLAREAGHRTKIAVRANDPAINAKGACIGEMGRRVRAVTEELAGEKIDIVDFDPELAPFVANALSPAKVTSAFILDANTKAVRALVPDYQLSLAIGKEGQNARLAAKLTGAKIDIQPDSVLD, encoded by the coding sequence ATGGATATCGAACTGAGTCTTTTGCGTGGGATCGAGAAGGAGAAGGCGATTCCCTTCGATGAACTCGTCTCGATCATCGAACAGGCCATCCTGACCGCGTACTCGAAGCACGTCTCCGCAGACGGAGCCACCCCCGAAGGGGTTCGCGTCGAACTCGATCGTCGAACCGGGCACGTCGCCGTGCTGCAGGTCGTCAAGGACGAAGACGGCGCGATCATCGGCGAGGAGGAGGCCACGCCCGACGACTTCGGACGCATCGCGGCCTTCGCAGCCAAGCAGGTCATCAGCCAGCGTCTGCGAGACATCGCGGACGACGTCGTGCTCGGCGACTTCAAGGACAAGGAGGGCGACATCGTCGCTGGAGTGATCCAGCAGGGACCGAACCCCCGCATGATCCACGTCGATCTCGGAGCCGTCGAGGCGATCCTTCCTCCCGAGGAGCAGGTTCCGGGCGAGGAGTACACCCACGGATCCCGTCTCCGCGTGTACGTGACCAGCGTCGCGAAGGGCCTCAAGGGGCCGCAGATCACGGTCTCGCGCACCCATCCTGGCCTCGTCCGCAAGCTGTTCGCGCTGGAAGTCCCTGAGATCGCCGCCGGGCTGGTCGAGATCGTCTCGCTCGCCCGCGAGGCCGGCCACCGCACGAAGATCGCCGTCCGGGCGAACGACCCGGCCATCAACGCCAAGGGTGCCTGCATCGGCGAGATGGGACGTCGCGTCCGTGCCGTCACCGAAGAGCTCGCGGGCGAGAAGATCGACATCGTCGACTTCGATCCGGAACTCGCGCCCTTCGTCGCGAACGCTCTCTCGCCGGCCAAGGTGACCAGCGCGTTCATCCTCGACGCGAACACCAAGGCCGTACGTGCCCTGGTGCCCGACTACCAGCTGTCGCTAGCGATCGGCAAGGAGGGGCAGAACGCCCGCCTGGCCGCCAAGCTCACCGGCGCGAAGATCGACATCCAGCCGGACAGCGTCCTGGACTGA